In Vibrio echinoideorum, the following proteins share a genomic window:
- a CDS encoding endonuclease/exonuclease/phosphatase family protein, whose product MKRLQNWILLGCLISSHAFAEPLSISSWNIEWLSTNEAVNKFSSKRAQADFDKLEQYFRSLDADVVAFQEVDDVKAIQRIAGDHYDILMSDRALPKNNNHQFKEVNQYTGFAVRKGIALTNYADFPLETSANSKLRFASYIVLERDAKPIHMLSVHLKAGCSGAYKSNRDCSRLKDQAQQLNKWIQQRERKGEDYAILGDFNHNLSYSRDWMWKDLTQNTNAQLATRKTRADCKVRSNRNNHRTHQFRSVIDHIVVSKSLDASPAKQKVFETQDVLDYKLSDHCPVSTTINSKL is encoded by the coding sequence ATGAAACGACTTCAAAATTGGATATTGTTAGGTTGCTTAATCAGTAGCCATGCATTTGCTGAACCTTTGAGCATATCCAGTTGGAATATCGAATGGTTATCAACCAACGAGGCTGTGAATAAGTTTTCTTCCAAACGTGCTCAAGCGGATTTCGATAAACTCGAACAGTATTTCCGATCCTTAGATGCCGATGTTGTCGCTTTTCAAGAGGTCGATGATGTAAAAGCTATTCAGCGTATTGCTGGCGATCACTACGATATATTAATGTCTGACCGAGCATTGCCAAAAAACAACAACCATCAATTCAAAGAAGTGAACCAATACACAGGTTTCGCGGTACGTAAAGGAATAGCACTGACCAACTACGCTGATTTCCCTCTTGAAACGAGTGCTAATAGTAAGCTGAGGTTCGCCAGTTATATAGTGTTAGAAAGGGATGCAAAGCCAATTCACATGTTGTCAGTGCATTTAAAGGCGGGTTGTAGCGGCGCGTATAAGTCTAACCGTGACTGTTCAAGGCTCAAAGACCAAGCTCAACAGCTGAATAAGTGGATACAGCAAAGGGAACGTAAAGGCGAAGACTACGCGATTCTGGGCGACTTTAACCATAACCTCTCCTATTCAAGAGATTGGATGTGGAAAGATTTGACGCAAAATACCAATGCTCAGTTGGCAACAAGAAAAACTCGAGCAGATTGTAAAGTACGCTCAAACCGCAACAATCACCGTACACATCAGTTTCGTTCGGTGATTGATCATATTGTGGTGAGCAAGTCCTTGGATGCCTCTCCTGCGAAACAAAAGGTATTTGAAACGCAGGATGTGCTGGACTACAAACTCAGTGACCATTGCCCGGTTTCAACGACGATCAACAGTAAGTTATAG
- a CDS encoding YeeE/YedE family protein: protein MGLIPWDALFGGMLLGASAIILMLGIGRVAGISGIVSRLLPSGSNNSASKASQSGTGNNVEKTEKHWRIAFVVGMIISGWLLIPTGYQLPQLEEMNFVLVIIAGLLVGFGTKTANGCTSGHGIVGMARLSKRSIVATCVFMGVAIVTVFIKNLIGLGA from the coding sequence ATGGGTTTAATACCTTGGGATGCATTGTTCGGTGGCATGTTGTTAGGTGCGTCGGCAATTATACTTATGTTAGGCATAGGGCGAGTAGCAGGAATCAGCGGTATTGTTAGCCGACTACTGCCATCAGGTTCGAATAATAGTGCAAGCAAGGCTTCTCAATCAGGTACGGGTAACAACGTTGAGAAGACCGAAAAGCACTGGCGCATCGCCTTTGTTGTGGGAATGATCATAAGTGGTTGGCTATTAATCCCGACAGGTTACCAACTTCCACAGTTAGAAGAGATGAATTTCGTTTTAGTCATTATTGCTGGTCTTTTGGTTGGCTTTGGTACTAAAACAGCAAATGGTTGTACTAGCGGCCATGGCATTGTGGGAATGGCTCGTTTATCTAAACGTTCTATTGTTGCGACCTGCGTATTTATGGGCGTGGCAATCGTAACCGTGTTTATCAAGAACCTGATTGGCTTGGGGGCATAA
- a CDS encoding YeeE/YedE family protein, with translation MKNASFTIVVGLVAGILFGSGMIISGMVDPEKVLGFLNITDNWDISLAFVMGGALLVFAPFYHLVIKKRAKAINGEPLDSSNNPLIDRKLILGSTAFGLGWGIAGFCPGPAVTSLSGGNPTVWLFVLSMLVGMWIAGRTSKTC, from the coding sequence ATGAAAAACGCTTCATTTACTATCGTTGTCGGTTTGGTCGCAGGTATTCTGTTTGGGTCAGGAATGATTATCTCAGGTATGGTTGATCCTGAGAAGGTACTCGGCTTCCTAAACATTACCGATAACTGGGACATTAGTTTGGCATTCGTCATGGGTGGCGCGCTGTTGGTCTTCGCTCCGTTTTATCATCTGGTCATTAAAAAGCGCGCAAAAGCCATTAATGGTGAACCTTTAGATAGCAGTAATAATCCACTAATAGATAGAAAGTTGATCTTGGGTTCAACTGCTTTTGGTTTAGGCTGGGGGATTGCAGGCTTTTGCCCGGGACCTGCAGTAACCAGCCTTAGTGGCGGTAACCCTACGGTATGGCTGTTCGTCTTAAGTATGCTGGTGGGGATGTGGATAGCGGGCCGTACAAGCAAAACCTGTTAG